The Triticum aestivum cultivar Chinese Spring chromosome 7B, IWGSC CS RefSeq v2.1, whole genome shotgun sequence genome window below encodes:
- the LOC123157353 gene encoding probable calcium-binding protein CML30 has product MAPLLLLFLLGGLCALFSLASSSSRGAKKCCDVDGEKSKSNNHGEQEAKASKAEEREERPAPADREADLGIVFSTFDHDGDGFITAGELEESLKRLGIAVSAAEAAAMVARVDANSDGLIDIHEFRELYDSIPKKRKASLLPASAGAADGAEGEEEDDDEEGEEMDLKEAFDVFDGNKDGLISAEELGTVLGSLGLRGRPAAAECRDMIRLVDSDGDGMVSFEEFKRMMAVVKA; this is encoded by the coding sequence ATGGCGCCTCTGCTCCTGCTCTTCCTCCTCGGCGGCCTCTGCGCCCTCTTctccctcgcctcctcctcctcgcgcggcGCCAAGAAGTGCTGCGACGTCGACGGCGAGAAGTCCAAGAGTAACAACCACGGCGAGCAAGAAGCCAAGGCCAGCAAggcggaggagagggaggagcggCCGGCGCCGGCGGACCGGGAGGCAGACCTGGGGATCGTGTTCTCGACGTTCGACCACGACGGCGACGGCTTCATCACGGCGGGGGAGCTGGAGGAGTCGCTGAAGCGGCTGGGCATCGCCGTGTCCGCCGCCGAGGCGGCCGCCATGGTGGCCCGCGTCGACGCCAACAGCGACGGCCTCATCGACATCCACGAGTTCCGCGAGCTCTACGACTCCATCCCCAAGAAGCGCAAGGCCTCGCTGCTCCCCGCCTCCGCCGGCGCGGCCGACGGGgccgagggggaggaggaggacgacgacgaggagggggaggagatgGACCTCAAGGAGGCGTTCGACGTGTTCGACGGCAACAAGGACGGGCTCATCTCCGCCGAGGAGCTGGGCACCGTGCTGGGCTCCCTCGGCCTGcgcggccgccccgccgccgccgagtgCCGCGACATGATACGCCTCGTCGACAGCGACGGCGACGGCATGGTCAGCTTCGAGGAGTTCAAGCGCATGATGGCCGTCGTCAAGGCCTAG